In the Oryza glaberrima chromosome 6, OglaRS2, whole genome shotgun sequence genome, one interval contains:
- the LOC127778060 gene encoding uncharacterized protein LOC127778060 has protein sequence MADRVIHYLLRGNQLQGRRQALAVGVGHHHRRRLLLLDSSRVFMLLAVVILVHLLTAGAAAVQGAEPCVLVAAFLLWLLGAAFAVLSLAAGQFPVLAATAATIATTLRSYLIGGL, from the coding sequence ATGGCGGATCGGGTGATCCATTACCTCCTGCGCGGCAACCAGCTGCAGGGCCGCCGCCAAgccctcgccgtcggcgtcggccaccaccaccgccgccggctgctcctCCTCGACTCCAGCCGCGTGTTCATGTTACTCGCCGTCGTTATCCTCGTGCACCTGCTCACTGCAGGCGCGGCCGCCGTCCAGGGCGCCGAGCCGtgcgtcctcgtcgccgccttcctcctgtGGCTGCTCGGCGCCGCGTTCGCCGTGctgtcgctcgccgccggccagttCCCCGTTCTTgctgccaccgctgccaccaTCGCGACCACGCTCCGCAGCTACCTGATTGGAGGTCTCTAG